One window of the Rosa rugosa chromosome 3, drRosRugo1.1, whole genome shotgun sequence genome contains the following:
- the LOC133737113 gene encoding uncharacterized protein LOC133737113: MERRLNQPLRSKRKIHDSADEDEPLIFKRSRFASTINSTSIGETEHQEQLQEPEDGEHRQSDKQEEEGEEDPESEELEEDQQNEEQEEDGEEDQESEELEEDQQNEEQEEDGEEDQESEEQEEDQQNEEQEEDGAENQESDEELDEPENEGEDGYEGPYNEPTNAADREGHGSNIAVILTEPALLDCPICFEPLTIPVFQCDQNGHISCSTCCTKINNKCPSCSCPIGSNRCRAVEKIVESIATPCQNIKYGCNTRVIYNKKIEHEKTCLYLPCSCPYFGCTFVSSAKELYKHYSNNHVYFATEFVCDDDFRSFSITLTKMDRFIVLREKNDGRLFVLYNDPVVLGNLVTLSCIQPSFMERFNYYLVVKHEETTLKLRSVTKSTQGQKNYSPPNSSSSLLIPHDFFDSWDDQLEMEICIWHIYIGASIFMIGHRVPQEEIGDVRGMDRCSGSISFNGDWVEKWPWRIRPRRGRLKSGLYVVGKDLNIQSRSQEMRGCDLWTRIKAATLRLMAAPAFAPQLVEAAEIAVVHREANQTLEQAELAGRMIGSEAMAVAGSAARIGNGVVSAAAGVLGKGVRVLDGMPRLFRDSDSDDSRLIVSRFLDLEAEDCPDSEDLDSPLIHRRRFSDSDSDDNPLIRHPRFSDSDDDDCVPLRFKRPRLVKKHRQSEEGEEEEEIQGKDKDYIDFEAKETNEHRTGDRNPNIVITLSDPGLLDCPICFEPLTVPVFQCDGNGHLACSSCCAKIENKCPSCSCPIGSNRCSAIEKVLDSSTTSCRNKKYGCTAPVTYHKKNEHERTCAYSPSCSCPYLGCEFVSSAMELYRHYSNNHGDSAIEFVSDNLFSISLRKYDKFVILRERDVGTLFILHNSVDDLGNVVSLSCIQPIFKEGFIYKLVVRHRESDSLKLRSVTQSIRSLQAYPRPPSFLLIPREFFSLDSNCGHLEMDVRINVA, translated from the exons ATGGAGAGACGTCTGAATCAGCCTCTGAGATCAAAGAGGAAAATACATGACTCGGCCGACGAAGATGAACCTTTGATATTCAAGAGAAGTAGGTTTGCTTCTACTATAAACTCCACATCCATCGGTGAAACGGAACACCAAGAACAATTACAAGAGCCAGAGGATGGAGAACATCGACAAAGTGACAAGCAAGAagaggaaggagaagaagatccGGAAAGTGAAGAACTAGAAGAAGACCAACAAAATGAAGAGCAAGAAGAGGACGGAGAAGAAGATCAGGAAAGTGAAGAACTAGAAGAAGACCAACAAAATGAAGAGCAAGAAGAGGACGGAGAAGAAGATCAGGAAagtgaagaacaagaagaagaccaaCAAAATGAAGAGCAAGAAGAGGACGGAGCAGAAAATCAGGAAAGTGATGAAGAACTAGATGAACCAgaaaatgaaggagaagatgGATACGAAGGACCGTATAACGAACCAACCAATGCTGCTGACCGAGAGGGTCATGGTTCAAATATTGCGGTAATCTTAACTGAGCCAGCTCTGCTCGATTGCCCTATATGCTTTGAGCCCTTGACCATCCCTGTCTTCCAGTGTGATCAAAATGGTCACATTTCTTGCTCCACCTGCTGCACCAAAATTAACAACAAGTGCCCCTCTTGTTCCTGCCCTATTGGATCCAATCGTTGCCGGGCCGTCGAGAAAATTGTGGAATCAATTGCAACTCCATGCCAAAACATCAAGTACGGCTGCAACACTCGTGTGATTTACAATAAGAAAATTGAACATGAAAAGACATGTCTCTATTTGCCTTGTTCATGCCCCTATTTTGGCTGCACGTTTGTCTCATCGGCTAAAGAGTTATACAAACATTACAGCAATAATCATGTGTATTTTGCAACGGAGTTCGTGTGCGACGACGATTTTCGCAGTTTCTCTATTACATTAACCAAGATGGACAGATTTATTGTTCTTCGAGAAAAGAATGATGGGAGGTTATTTGTCCTTTACAACGATCCTGTCGTTCTGGGGAATTTGGTGACTCTTAGCTGTATTCAGCCCAGCTTCATGGAGCGTTTCAACTACTATCTTGTAGTTAAACACGAGGAGACTACTCTGAAATTAAGGTCTGTAACGAAAAGCACACAAGGGCAGAAAAATTATAGCCCTCCTAATTCATCCAGTTCGCTTTTAATCCCGCATGACTTTTTCGATTCTTGGGATGACCAGCTCGAGATGGAAATCTGTATATGGC ACATTTACATAGGCGCCTCTATTTTCATGATTGGGCACCGAGTCCCTCAG GAGGAAATAGGTGATGTGAGAGGGATGGATCGGTGCTCCGGTTCGATCAGTTTCAATGGTGATTGGGTGGAGAAATGGCCATGGCGGATCAGGCCGAGGCGAGGACGCCTCAAATCTGGGCTGTACGTAGTCGGGAAGGACCTGAATATACAATCTCGAAGCCAAGAGATGAGAGGGTGCGACCTCTGGACCCGGATTAAAGCGGCCACACTCCGATtgatggcggcgccggcctTTGCACCCCAACTTGTGGAGGCGGCAGAGATAGCAGTTGTGCACCGTGAAGCGAATCAGACTTTGGAGCAGGCAGAGCTCGCCGGTAGGATGATCGGATCTGAGGCGATGGCGGTGGCTGGCTCTGCTGCCCGGATTGGCAATGGGGTGGTCTCGGCGGCAGCTGGCGTGCTTGGCAAAGGAGTG AGAGTACTCGACGGTATGCCGAGATTATTCAGAGATTCAGATTCTGATGATTCCCGTTTGATCGTTAGCAGATTCTTAGATTTAGAAGCAGAAGACTGtccagattcagaggatctggaTAGCCCTTTGATCCACCGGCGGAGATTCTCAGATTCAGATTCTGATGATAACCCTTTGATCCGCCACCCGAGATTCTCAGATTCGGATGATGACGACTGCGTTCCGCTCAGGTTCAAGAGACCTCGTCTTGTAAAAAAACATCGTCaaagtgaagaaggagaagaagaagaagaaattcaaGGAAAAGATAAAGATTATATAGATTTTGAAGCCAAAGAAACAAACGAACACAGGACAGGTGACCGTAACCCTAATATTGTGATAACCCTAAGTGACCCAGGACTGCTTGATTGCCCAATTTGCTTTGAACCCTTGACCGTTCCTGTCTTCCAGTGTGATGGAAATGGACATTTAGCTTGCTCATCTTGTTGCGCCAAAATCGAAAACAAATGCCCTTCCTGTTCCTGCCCCATTGGATCGAACCGTTGCTCGGCCATCGAGAAGGTCCTGGACTCAAGCACAACTTCTTGCCGAAACAAAAAGTACGGCTGCACTGCTCCGGTGACTTACCACAAGAAAAATGAACATGAAAGGACATGTGCATATTCACCTAGTTGTTCTTGCCCCTATTTGGGTTGCGAGTTTGTCTCATCAGCCATGGAGTTATACCGGCATTACAGCAATAATCATGGGGATTCTGCAATAGAGTTCGTGAGCGACAACTTGTTTTCCATTTCATTGAGGAAGTATGACAAGTTTGTTATTCTTCGAGAACGGGATGTAGGTACCTTATTCATTCTTCACAATAGTGTTGATGATCTAGGAAATGTGGTCAGCCTTAGCTGTATTCAACCAATCTTCAAGGAGGGCTTCATCTATAAACTTGTGGTTAGACACAGAGAAAGTGATTCCCTCAAATTACGGTCAGTGACACAAAGCATTCGAAGCCTGCAGGCATATCCTAGACCTCCCAGTTTCCTTCTAATCCCGCGTGAGTTCTTCTCTTTGGATTCAAATTGCGGTCACCTCGAGATGGATGTGCGCATAAATGTGGCGTAA